One Dehalococcoidia bacterium DNA segment encodes these proteins:
- the proB gene encoding glutamate 5-kinase: MDGATAARARLSGTRRLVVKLGTNVLTGGKDRLDLARIASLVEQIARQWAAGREVIVVSSGAVAAGRSLLSRAHLAHHRSMPHRQILASVGQSRLMAVYDQLFGWHDIIVAQALLTRADLADRTRFLNARTTLISLVEHRVVPIVNENDVVAVDELHDLTFGDNDALSGQVANLVDADLLLILTDIDGLYTKDPRRDPTARRLAFVPVVDDTVEAMAGGVGSERGRGGMRTKVQAARLATAAGTAVVIASGSADDVIARVLAGEPLGTLFAPSQTRLEGRKRWLLSGMGSKGCILVDAGAAVAIRERGKSLLPAGVVAVEGRFERGDTVSILALDRTLLAYGTTSYSAADIDRIRGVKSRHIADVLGYDYGAEVVHRNNLVVIERGDARLDTVTEVLDQGARA; this comes from the coding sequence ATGGACGGGGCGACGGCAGCGCGGGCTCGCCTCTCGGGAACGCGGCGTCTTGTCGTCAAGCTCGGGACCAATGTGCTGACGGGAGGCAAGGACCGGCTTGACCTTGCGCGCATTGCCAGCCTCGTTGAGCAGATCGCCCGCCAGTGGGCCGCTGGCCGTGAGGTGATCGTCGTCTCATCGGGAGCGGTTGCCGCCGGGCGGAGCCTTCTCTCCCGCGCTCACCTCGCCCACCATCGCTCGATGCCGCACCGCCAGATCCTCGCCTCAGTCGGCCAGAGCCGGCTGATGGCCGTCTACGACCAGCTGTTCGGCTGGCACGACATCATCGTGGCCCAAGCCCTCCTGACGCGCGCCGACCTCGCCGACCGGACGCGGTTCCTCAATGCGCGGACCACGCTCATCTCTCTCGTCGAGCACCGCGTCGTGCCGATTGTCAACGAGAATGACGTCGTGGCAGTCGATGAGCTGCACGATCTCACCTTCGGCGATAACGACGCGCTGTCGGGTCAGGTCGCGAACCTCGTCGATGCCGACCTTCTGCTGATCCTGACCGACATCGACGGCCTCTACACTAAGGACCCGCGCCGCGACCCGACAGCGCGGCGCCTCGCTTTCGTGCCGGTGGTGGATGACACTGTTGAGGCAATGGCTGGGGGGGTCGGCTCCGAGCGCGGGCGCGGCGGCATGCGGACGAAGGTCCAAGCGGCGCGCCTCGCGACGGCTGCCGGCACTGCCGTCGTGATCGCTTCCGGCAGCGCCGACGACGTTATCGCGCGGGTGCTTGCCGGCGAGCCGCTCGGCACGCTGTTTGCGCCGTCGCAGACCCGCCTCGAAGGGCGGAAGCGCTGGCTGCTGTCGGGGATGGGCAGCAAGGGCTGTATTCTCGTCGATGCTGGGGCAGCCGTCGCCATCCGCGAGCGCGGCAAAAGCCTCTTGCCGGCCGGCGTCGTCGCAGTCGAGGGCCGCTTCGAGCGCGGCGATACCGTCTCGATCCTCGCCCTCGATCGGACGCTCCTCGCCTACGGGACGACAAGCTACAGCGCTGCCGATATCGACCGCATCCGCGGCGTGAAAAGCCGGCACATTGCTGATGTCCTCGGCTACGACTACGGCGCCGAGGTGGTCCATCGCAACAATCTTGTGGTGATCGAACGCGGGGACGCCCGCCTCGACACCGTGACCGAAGTACTCGATCAAGGAGCGCGGGCATGA
- a CDS encoding S1C family serine protease encodes MLRNRVAVALITSTVLLSQPFGTEARWLPALPAAAPRVGGVEGRIDAMAIAQAARPAVVRVFAYVDLPGAPEPILVGQGSGMIIDERGHVLTNNHVVVDGEYFVVTLADGSRHDARLIGRDTRSDIAVLGVAVDGIAPLRFGDSNALTIGQEVVAIGYAVGQPETPAARAGAIIALDSRIFAGEVELAGLIRSNIPLYPGDSGGPLLDEAGMVVGINAAILTRRLGRTETSFSIPVSRVVPVIDSLIAYGRVIRPTLGVFGVAASHDGDPTRGLLLTRVPDGSPAAAAGLQVGDIIIAVDDVPVATLDDLDSLLARRAVGEQVVVEYRAQADGQRVRVKLTLSEAP; translated from the coding sequence GTGCTTCGCAATCGCGTTGCCGTTGCATTGATCACCAGCACGGTGCTGCTCAGCCAACCATTCGGCACCGAGGCGCGGTGGCTTCCTGCGCTCCCGGCGGCAGCGCCTAGGGTGGGGGGAGTCGAAGGCCGGATCGATGCAATGGCCATCGCGCAGGCTGCTCGTCCCGCTGTCGTGCGGGTCTTCGCCTACGTCGACTTGCCCGGCGCTCCAGAGCCGATCCTGGTTGGGCAGGGCTCCGGCATGATCATCGATGAGCGCGGGCATGTCCTGACGAATAATCATGTCGTTGTCGACGGCGAGTATTTTGTCGTCACTCTCGCTGACGGCTCTCGGCACGATGCCCGCCTCATCGGGCGGGATACACGGTCGGACATCGCGGTGCTCGGCGTTGCGGTCGACGGGATCGCGCCTCTTCGCTTTGGCGACTCCAACGCGCTAACGATCGGGCAAGAAGTTGTCGCGATCGGCTATGCCGTCGGCCAGCCCGAAACCCCAGCAGCGCGGGCGGGCGCCATTATCGCGCTCGATAGCCGCATCTTCGCGGGGGAGGTCGAGCTTGCGGGCCTCATCCGCTCGAACATTCCGCTCTATCCAGGCGATAGCGGAGGGCCGCTCCTTGACGAAGCTGGCATGGTGGTGGGCATTAATGCGGCGATCCTGACGCGGCGGCTCGGTCGAACCGAAACGAGCTTCAGCATTCCCGTCAGCCGCGTGGTGCCAGTCATCGACTCACTCATCGCCTACGGCCGGGTGATCCGGCCGACGCTCGGCGTCTTCGGTGTCGCAGCGAGCCACGACGGCGACCCGACGCGGGGACTGCTCCTAACCCGCGTTCCTGACGGTTCGCCTGCTGCTGCTGCGGGATTGCAGGTCGGCGATATCATTATCGCGGTGGACGACGTTCCCGTCGCGACGCTTGACGACCTTGACTCGCTGCTCGCTCGGCGCGCCGTCGGCGAGCAGGTTGTGGTCGAGTATCGTGCGCAAGCGGACGGGCAGCGCGTCCGCGTCAAGCTGACGCTTAGCGAAGCGCCCTGA
- a CDS encoding pyridoxamine 5'-phosphate oxidase family protein, with the protein MGVTYDGERELPKEIADSLREEIRRFITQWNQIPSFLMTFRKDGRPIMRPVSTFVEGWIVGTITQDLHIKTQHIRNNPIVGYLWVDKQGRGGMDWAPRSVWLQGRAELIDDPDEVQAFFERRKKAFGQGDAHPHDQSYRRILIRTTPEYLRAEGFYQDSMRPVIIRDFSY; encoded by the coding sequence ATGGGAGTTACCTACGATGGCGAGCGCGAGCTCCCCAAGGAGATCGCCGACTCGTTGCGCGAGGAGATCCGCCGGTTCATCACGCAATGGAACCAGATCCCGTCGTTCCTGATGACCTTCCGAAAGGACGGGCGGCCGATCATGCGTCCGGTCAGCACCTTCGTCGAAGGGTGGATCGTCGGAACGATCACCCAAGACCTGCACATCAAGACGCAGCACATTCGCAACAACCCAATCGTCGGCTACCTCTGGGTAGACAAGCAGGGCCGCGGCGGCATGGACTGGGCTCCGCGCAGTGTCTGGCTGCAAGGCCGGGCAGAACTGATCGACGACCCCGACGAAGTCCAAGCGTTCTTCGAGCGGCGGAAAAAGGCGTTCGGCCAAGGCGACGCCCATCCGCACGATCAAAGCTATCGGCGCATTCTCATCCGCACGACGCCCGAATATCTCCGTGCCGAAGGCTTCTACCAGGACAGCATGCGGCCGGTCATCATCCGCGATTTTTCGTACTGA
- the selB gene encoding selenocysteine-specific translation elongation factor → MFVLGTAGHVDHGKSTLVHALTGIDPDRLREEKERGMTIDLGFAWLTLPSGREVSIVDVPGHERFIKNMLAGVGGIDLALLIVAADEGVMPQTREHLAILDLLRVSNGIAVITKSDLVDPEWLELVVADVEEMLRPTSLAGAPILTVSAVTGAGLNELKAAIDARLSLHAARADRGRPRLPVDRVFTIAGFGTVVTGTLIDGTFAVGDEVEIVPSGHRSRIRGLQMHRTRIDRALPGSRVAINLAGLATTDLRRGDLVVRPGWLQPTTAFDARIRVLGSLERPLRHNSEVTLHLYSSEVGAKVRLLEADALLPGETGWAQLRTAAPIAATKGDLFVIRSANETLGGGEVVDVHVKRHRRRDPRTIERLAALERGSERDFLVHLVRSREPAEMTEVLKRTPLPPQAAEQALAAAVGSGDIRVLAGRPLGPGTFLMSEAGWRALRDRACEIVANYHRLFPLRAGMPREELRTRLGIGAKMWPDTLAELIATGGVAESGSLVRLPSFAPTLSPAQRNAAERYLAALRASPYAPNAAPPDDPELLSYLVESGQVVRVAENVIFAAEAYRELVEGVVAHLREHGTITVAALRDRFGTSRKFALGLLEHLDERRITRRQGDARVLRDPSANRGERS, encoded by the coding sequence ATGTTCGTGCTCGGCACTGCCGGCCACGTCGACCACGGCAAGTCAACCCTCGTCCACGCGCTGACCGGCATCGACCCGGACCGCCTTCGCGAAGAGAAGGAGCGCGGCATGACGATCGACCTCGGCTTCGCCTGGCTGACCCTGCCGAGCGGACGCGAGGTGAGCATCGTCGATGTGCCCGGCCACGAGCGATTTATCAAGAACATGCTCGCCGGGGTCGGCGGGATCGACCTCGCGCTGCTCATCGTCGCCGCCGACGAAGGGGTGATGCCGCAGACACGAGAGCACCTCGCCATCCTCGACCTGCTGCGTGTCTCCAACGGCATCGCGGTGATCACGAAGAGCGACCTTGTCGACCCAGAGTGGCTCGAACTCGTGGTCGCCGACGTCGAAGAGATGCTCCGCCCGACCTCGCTCGCCGGCGCGCCGATCCTCACGGTCTCCGCAGTGACGGGAGCCGGGCTGAACGAGCTGAAAGCCGCTATCGATGCGCGGCTGAGCCTGCACGCGGCGCGCGCCGACCGCGGCCGGCCGCGTCTCCCGGTCGACCGGGTGTTCACCATCGCCGGTTTCGGCACCGTCGTCACCGGCACACTGATCGATGGAACGTTCGCTGTCGGCGATGAAGTCGAGATCGTCCCGAGCGGACACCGCTCGCGCATCCGCGGCCTGCAGATGCACCGCACGAGGATCGACCGGGCCCTCCCTGGCAGTCGGGTGGCGATCAATCTCGCGGGCCTCGCGACAACAGACCTCCGCCGGGGCGATCTCGTCGTCCGACCCGGCTGGCTTCAGCCAACAACCGCCTTTGACGCGCGGATCCGTGTGCTCGGCTCCCTCGAGCGGCCGCTCCGGCACAATAGCGAGGTGACCCTCCACCTCTACTCGAGCGAGGTTGGAGCGAAGGTGCGCCTTCTCGAGGCTGACGCGCTCCTCCCGGGGGAAACCGGCTGGGCGCAGCTCCGGACCGCCGCCCCGATCGCGGCCACGAAAGGCGACTTGTTCGTCATCCGCTCTGCCAACGAAACCCTCGGCGGGGGCGAGGTCGTGGACGTGCACGTCAAGCGCCATCGCCGGCGAGACCCGCGCACGATCGAGCGGCTCGCCGCCCTCGAGCGCGGCAGCGAGCGCGACTTCCTAGTCCACCTCGTGCGCTCGCGAGAACCTGCCGAGATGACAGAGGTGCTGAAGCGGACGCCGCTTCCGCCGCAGGCGGCCGAGCAGGCCCTCGCGGCGGCGGTCGGCAGCGGCGACATCCGCGTGCTCGCCGGACGGCCGCTCGGACCAGGCACGTTCCTTATGTCAGAAGCTGGCTGGCGCGCGCTCCGCGACCGCGCGTGCGAGATCGTCGCGAACTACCATCGGCTGTTTCCCTTGCGCGCCGGCATGCCCCGCGAGGAGCTGCGCACGCGTCTCGGTATCGGAGCGAAGATGTGGCCCGACACGCTCGCCGAGCTGATCGCAACCGGAGGCGTCGCTGAGAGCGGCTCGCTCGTTCGGTTGCCGAGCTTTGCGCCAACTCTCTCTCCGGCGCAGCGCAACGCTGCTGAGCGCTATCTCGCTGCGCTGCGCGCTTCTCCCTACGCTCCCAACGCCGCTCCGCCCGACGACCCGGAGCTGCTCAGCTATCTCGTCGAGAGCGGGCAGGTGGTGCGGGTTGCCGAGAATGTCATCTTTGCGGCGGAGGCGTACCGCGAGCTGGTAGAAGGCGTGGTTGCGCACCTGCGCGAGCACGGCACGATCACCGTTGCGGCGCTGCGCGATCGGTTTGGCACCAGCCGAAAGTTCGCTCTCGGCCTCCTTGAGCACCTCGACGAACGACGGATCACGCGGCGCCAGGGCGATGCCCGCGTCCTGCGCGATCCGTCGGCCAATCGGGGAGAGAGAAGCTAA
- a CDS encoding LysR family transcriptional regulator — translation MDLRLIEAFVAVARHGTLTKAAEELYLAQPSVTARIQALENELGQKLLTRSRRGVVLTEAGTRFLRHAERILREIDESRKELADLSAGRRGRLVIGAAPAISAYFLPPMVVRFAKANPDVELSIRTGHSEDILRLVLDDSVHLGLVRRVVHPAIDSYPVAYEELVLVAPPGHRFAAEREISITELANEGLVLFDRTSRWHELTWALFAAQGVTPRVRLETDNVETAKRMVEAGLGVALLPRVAVEREIAYGSLVAVVLADTPPVRREVLAIRRREAGLTWPVQAFLMVLPGRGQELLPQSE, via the coding sequence GTGGACCTTCGGCTGATCGAGGCGTTCGTGGCTGTCGCGCGCCACGGAACGTTGACCAAGGCGGCCGAGGAACTGTATCTCGCCCAGCCGTCGGTCACGGCACGCATTCAGGCGCTCGAGAACGAGCTCGGCCAGAAGCTTCTCACCCGCAGCCGCCGCGGCGTCGTGCTGACGGAGGCCGGGACGCGGTTTCTCCGCCATGCCGAGCGCATCCTGCGCGAGATCGACGAAAGCCGCAAGGAGCTCGCGGACCTGAGTGCCGGCCGGCGCGGCCGCTTGGTGATCGGCGCCGCGCCGGCCATCAGCGCCTATTTCCTTCCGCCGATGGTCGTCCGTTTTGCCAAGGCGAATCCCGACGTTGAGCTGTCAATCCGCACCGGCCACTCCGAGGACATCCTTCGTCTCGTTCTCGACGATAGCGTCCATCTCGGGCTGGTGCGCCGTGTCGTCCATCCCGCGATCGACTCCTATCCCGTCGCCTACGAAGAGCTCGTCCTCGTGGCGCCGCCGGGACACCGCTTCGCCGCCGAGCGCGAGATCTCTATCACCGAACTGGCGAACGAGGGCCTTGTGCTGTTCGACCGGACTTCGCGCTGGCACGAGCTGACATGGGCGCTGTTCGCCGCCCAAGGAGTGACGCCCCGAGTGCGCCTCGAGACCGATAACGTCGAAACGGCAAAACGGATGGTCGAGGCCGGTCTGGGGGTCGCGCTGCTCCCTCGCGTTGCGGTCGAGCGGGAGATCGCCTACGGCTCCCTCGTCGCCGTTGTTCTCGCCGACACGCCGCCTGTCCGACGCGAAGTGCTCGCCATCCGCCGCCGCGAAGCAGGGCTGACCTGGCCGGTTCAGGCCTTTCTTATGGTCCTCCCCGGCCGGGGCCAAGAGCTGTTGCCCCAAAGCGAGTAG
- a CDS encoding site-2 protease family protein: MSYLPAMLLRVLAEYLRDPAAASRFLPVLPDIILLSLISLLIGLTIHETSHAFVADRLGDPTPRRAGRLSLNPFRHLDRTGTLLLLVVGIGWGRPVPIDPFKLRFGPLRGPAIVALAGPLSNLALASLLTLPIRLDWVKWHSPDFYPVPFASLDPAWVVADVLGYLIFFNLMLAAFNIVPIAPLDGSRLLGFFLPQRALPLLQRYELVGPALLAPLILLLLALDLITGGARLAGLIAPLANLLAMVIVGRPMLQTF, encoded by the coding sequence ATGAGCTACCTTCCTGCCATGCTTCTGCGCGTGCTCGCCGAGTATCTGCGGGATCCGGCGGCGGCCTCCCGTTTCCTGCCTGTGCTCCCCGACATTATTCTCCTCTCCCTTATTTCGCTCCTCATCGGGCTGACGATTCACGAAACGTCGCACGCGTTCGTGGCCGACCGGCTGGGCGACCCGACCCCCCGCCGTGCTGGCCGCCTCAGTTTGAACCCGTTCCGTCACCTCGACCGCACGGGGACGCTGCTCCTGCTCGTTGTCGGCATCGGATGGGGGCGGCCTGTTCCGATTGATCCCTTCAAGCTGCGGTTCGGACCGCTCCGCGGCCCCGCGATCGTGGCGCTTGCCGGTCCGCTTTCCAACCTCGCTCTCGCCTCGCTGCTCACGCTGCCGATCCGGCTCGATTGGGTGAAATGGCATTCCCCGGACTTTTATCCCGTCCCGTTCGCGAGCCTCGACCCGGCTTGGGTGGTAGCCGATGTCTTGGGATACCTCATCTTCTTCAACCTGATGCTGGCCGCCTTCAACATCGTGCCGATCGCGCCGCTCGATGGCTCCCGCCTCTTGGGCTTCTTCCTGCCGCAGCGCGCGCTTCCGCTTCTCCAACGCTACGAACTGGTCGGCCCCGCGCTCCTCGCTCCCCTCATCTTGCTGCTGCTCGCGCTTGACCTGATCACCGGCGGAGCCCGGCTCGCCGGACTGATCGCCCCGCTCGCCAACCTCCTCGCGATGGTGATTGTCGGACGCCCGATGCTCCAAACCTTCTGA
- the ligA gene encoding NAD-dependent DNA ligase LigA codes for MSEEKQSVEQQIAWLRARIEEADHAYYVLDDPFLSDAEYDALLRQLRELEAAHPELITPDSPTQRVGGKVSSQFQPVTHAAPMLSLGNVFSREELEAWARSVVNLLGAAPAYCVEPKIDGLAVSLHYEDGVLVEGATRGDGAVGEDVTANLRTIRTIPLRLRSAVPGRLDIRGEVYLPRAAFKALNQAQLAAGQRTFANPRNAAAGSLRQKDPALTASRGLAFFAYAAVQPAQLGAATQIELLDRLRELGFHVAPDVQLCPDLAAVWEAAERLRERRDTLPFEADGVVVKVNSFAQQLALGARDREPRWAIAVKFPAVQGQTRLIDVAIQVTRRGQLAPRAVLEPVRIGGVTVSAASLFNEEEIARLGVMIGDRVVVERRGEVIPQVVAALPSQRTGEERPFVMPDRCPSCGTPVVRYPGQVGVYCPNTWGCPEQALQRVIWFASRAGMDIEGLGPERVEQLRDAGLVSTAADLYRLTVDQLVRLERFADVSATKLVEAIQASKTRPLPRLLVALGIGDVGEATARDLAESFGTLAELRRASVEELQQVPGIGPKVAAAIRAFFDDPQNAALIDALAALGVTGGETKRRPLGGALKGQTWVVTGTLDSMKREEAETALRSLGATVSGSVSKKTTAIVVGRDPGASKLAKAAEYGTRRLTEAEFLALLAEHGMSLPSSPLREQRTFEREGK; via the coding sequence ATGAGCGAGGAGAAGCAATCGGTCGAGCAGCAGATTGCCTGGCTTCGTGCCCGCATTGAGGAGGCAGACCACGCCTACTACGTGCTGGATGACCCGTTCCTCTCCGATGCTGAGTACGACGCCTTGCTTCGGCAGCTGCGCGAGCTCGAAGCCGCTCATCCCGAGCTGATCACGCCCGACTCGCCGACCCAGCGGGTGGGGGGCAAGGTGTCCAGTCAGTTCCAGCCCGTCACCCATGCCGCACCGATGCTGTCGCTGGGCAATGTCTTCAGCCGGGAGGAATTGGAGGCGTGGGCGCGCAGTGTCGTTAATCTGCTCGGCGCAGCGCCGGCATACTGCGTCGAGCCGAAGATCGACGGGCTTGCGGTCTCGCTGCATTACGAAGACGGCGTCTTGGTCGAGGGCGCGACGCGCGGGGATGGCGCTGTCGGCGAAGATGTGACGGCGAATCTGCGCACAATCCGCACGATCCCGCTTCGGCTGCGGAGCGCCGTTCCCGGGCGGCTCGATATTCGCGGCGAAGTCTATCTCCCCCGCGCTGCCTTCAAGGCGTTGAATCAGGCGCAGCTTGCTGCCGGACAACGGACGTTTGCAAACCCGCGCAATGCCGCAGCCGGCTCATTGCGCCAGAAAGACCCCGCGCTGACAGCGAGCCGGGGGCTCGCCTTCTTCGCGTATGCGGCCGTTCAGCCTGCCCAACTCGGCGCCGCGACCCAGATCGAACTGCTCGACCGGCTGCGCGAGCTTGGCTTCCACGTTGCGCCGGATGTTCAGCTCTGTCCCGATCTTGCCGCCGTTTGGGAGGCAGCAGAACGGCTGCGCGAGCGCCGCGACACTCTCCCCTTCGAGGCGGATGGGGTTGTCGTGAAGGTGAACTCCTTCGCCCAGCAGCTTGCCCTCGGCGCCCGCGACCGGGAACCGCGCTGGGCGATCGCGGTCAAGTTTCCTGCTGTGCAAGGCCAGACGCGCCTCATTGACGTCGCCATTCAGGTGACGCGGCGGGGACAGCTCGCCCCGCGCGCCGTCCTCGAACCCGTGCGCATCGGCGGCGTGACAGTCAGTGCGGCCTCGCTGTTCAACGAAGAGGAGATCGCGCGGCTGGGGGTGATGATCGGCGACCGGGTCGTTGTTGAGCGGCGGGGCGAAGTTATCCCGCAAGTTGTCGCCGCTCTTCCCTCCCAGCGGACGGGCGAGGAACGCCCCTTCGTGATGCCTGACCGCTGTCCCTCCTGCGGAACGCCGGTGGTCCGCTACCCCGGTCAGGTGGGGGTCTATTGTCCGAACACGTGGGGGTGTCCCGAGCAGGCGCTGCAGCGCGTCATCTGGTTCGCCTCCCGGGCCGGGATGGATATCGAGGGGCTGGGACCGGAGCGGGTCGAGCAGCTGCGCGACGCCGGGCTCGTCAGCACTGCCGCAGACCTCTACCGTCTCACCGTCGACCAGTTGGTGCGGCTGGAGCGGTTTGCCGACGTTTCGGCGACGAAACTTGTCGAGGCCATTCAGGCGAGCAAAACTCGGCCGCTGCCGCGGCTGTTGGTTGCGCTTGGGATCGGCGATGTCGGCGAGGCGACGGCGCGGGATCTCGCCGAGTCGTTCGGCACGCTCGCGGAACTGCGCCGCGCCTCCGTCGAAGAGCTGCAGCAGGTTCCGGGGATCGGTCCCAAGGTCGCGGCCGCGATCCGCGCCTTCTTCGACGACCCTCAAAACGCTGCCCTGATCGATGCGCTCGCCGCGCTCGGAGTGACTGGCGGCGAGACGAAACGGCGGCCGCTCGGCGGCGCGCTCAAAGGCCAGACCTGGGTAGTGACCGGTACGCTCGATTCGATGAAGCGCGAAGAGGCAGAAACGGCGCTGCGCTCGCTTGGCGCCACTGTCTCGGGCTCGGTCTCGAAGAAGACCACCGCAATCGTGGTGGGGCGCGACCCCGGCGCAAGCAAACTGGCGAAGGCTGCCGAGTACGGCACGCGCCGCCTCACCGAAGCGGAGTTTCTTGCCCTCCTCGCCGAGCACGGCATGTCGCTGCCCTCCTCACCTCTCAGGGAGCAGAGGACATTCGAGCGAGAGGGGAAATAG
- a CDS encoding acyl-CoA dehydrogenase, which translates to MDFRLTEEQQLFQRNVREFVDREIAPTAAEIDEHARFPEANLKKIADLGLIGLGIPSAYGGSDGDSTMVAIAIEEIARGCASTSTVYAVTLSLCNHVIWAFGNEDQKRRYVPALSRGERLGCYGLTEPEAGSDAASLRTRARRDGDDYVITGTKQFISNGDRADTMILFATVNPELRSRGITAFIVETNQPGYTVLKVEKKLGIRGSSTAALALENVRVPASNRLGEEGEGFKIAMQVLDSSRIGIAAQAVGIAQAAFEAAVSYARERRQFGRPIADNQAIQFMLADMRTRLEAARLLTLRAADMHDRGLKHSAETSMAKLFASEVAEFITSKAIQIHGGYGYLRDFPVERYYRDARITQIYEGTSEVQRIVIARDTLSR; encoded by the coding sequence GTGGATTTTCGCCTTACCGAGGAGCAGCAGCTCTTCCAGCGCAACGTTCGGGAATTCGTCGACCGCGAAATTGCTCCCACTGCTGCCGAGATCGACGAGCACGCCCGCTTCCCTGAGGCCAATCTCAAGAAGATCGCCGACCTCGGCCTGATTGGGCTCGGAATTCCCAGCGCCTACGGCGGCAGCGACGGCGACAGCACGATGGTCGCCATCGCGATTGAAGAGATCGCGCGCGGCTGCGCTTCCACAAGCACGGTGTATGCTGTGACGCTGTCGCTCTGCAATCATGTCATTTGGGCGTTCGGCAACGAGGACCAGAAGCGGCGCTATGTGCCGGCGCTCTCTCGCGGCGAACGGCTCGGGTGTTATGGGCTGACTGAGCCGGAAGCGGGCTCAGATGCTGCCTCGCTCCGCACTCGCGCTCGCCGCGACGGCGACGACTACGTCATCACGGGAACGAAGCAGTTCATTTCGAACGGCGACCGGGCAGACACCATGATCCTGTTCGCGACGGTCAATCCGGAGCTCCGGTCGCGCGGCATCACCGCGTTTATCGTTGAGACTAACCAGCCGGGCTACACTGTGCTGAAAGTGGAGAAGAAGCTCGGCATTCGCGGCTCCTCCACGGCCGCGCTCGCCCTTGAGAATGTGCGCGTGCCGGCGAGCAACCGCCTCGGCGAGGAGGGCGAGGGGTTCAAGATCGCGATGCAGGTCTTGGACTCGAGTCGCATCGGGATCGCCGCCCAAGCGGTTGGGATCGCCCAAGCCGCCTTTGAAGCGGCAGTTTCCTACGCCCGAGAGCGGCGGCAGTTTGGGCGGCCGATTGCGGACAACCAAGCGATTCAGTTCATGCTGGCCGACATGCGCACGCGGCTCGAAGCCGCGCGGCTGCTCACCCTCCGCGCGGCAGATATGCACGATCGCGGCCTCAAGCACTCTGCCGAGACGTCCATGGCTAAACTGTTCGCCAGCGAGGTGGCCGAGTTCATCACCTCAAAGGCGATCCAGATCCATGGCGGCTACGGCTACCTGCGCGACTTTCCCGTCGAACGCTACTATCGCGACGCCCGGATCACCCAGATCTACGAAGGGACGAGCGAAGTGCAGCGGATCGTCATCGCTCGCGATACGCTCAGCCGTTAG
- a CDS encoding acyl-CoA/acyl-ACP dehydrogenase, with translation MDLALSEEQSLLARAAREFLEREAPLTLVRAMEEDPTGFPAALWKQMADLGWFGLALPSAVGGSDGDFVDLCVLLVELGRALVPGPFLPCVVPAASTIARAGSEEQRRTLVPAIIRGERIVTWAGQEPAARYDPTVIETTVREEGEELILNGVKLFVAYPHIATDLLVVARDRGGLSLLLVDAAAPGIERTRLNVVDRGQQYEVVFREVRVPATATIGPRGGAAEIIRLALAEWTVATCAFMVGGMERAFEMAVDYSKTRVQFGRPIGSFQALQHKAANMLVDVEGARLVTFQAAYLLFHEPPADREVSIAKAWTSEAYRRVCTEAHQMHGAIGFTWEYDLQLFTRRMRVLEGALGDADYHRRQVAAALGL, from the coding sequence ATGGACCTTGCTCTCAGCGAGGAGCAGAGCTTGCTCGCGCGCGCAGCGCGGGAGTTTCTCGAGCGCGAAGCGCCGCTGACGCTGGTGCGCGCGATGGAAGAGGACCCGACGGGGTTTCCCGCTGCGCTCTGGAAGCAGATGGCCGACCTCGGCTGGTTCGGCTTGGCGCTGCCGAGCGCCGTTGGCGGCAGTGACGGGGACTTCGTCGACCTGTGCGTGCTGCTCGTCGAGCTCGGCCGGGCGCTCGTCCCGGGGCCGTTCCTCCCCTGTGTCGTTCCGGCGGCGAGCACGATTGCCCGTGCCGGCAGCGAGGAGCAGCGCCGCACGCTCGTGCCGGCAATCATTCGCGGCGAGCGGATTGTGACGTGGGCGGGCCAGGAGCCGGCAGCGCGCTATGACCCGACCGTGATTGAGACGACCGTCCGCGAGGAGGGAGAGGAACTGATCCTCAACGGCGTCAAGCTGTTTGTGGCGTATCCGCATATCGCTACCGACCTGCTTGTCGTCGCGCGCGACCGCGGTGGGCTCTCCTTGCTCCTTGTCGACGCGGCTGCGCCCGGAATTGAGCGGACCCGCCTCAATGTCGTCGACCGCGGCCAGCAGTACGAAGTGGTCTTCCGGGAGGTGCGCGTGCCGGCGACGGCGACGATCGGTCCCCGGGGCGGTGCCGCTGAGATCATTCGCCTTGCCCTTGCCGAATGGACGGTGGCGACGTGTGCGTTCATGGTGGGGGGGATGGAGCGCGCCTTCGAAATGGCAGTCGACTATTCGAAAACTCGGGTCCAGTTCGGCCGGCCGATCGGCTCGTTCCAAGCGCTGCAGCACAAGGCTGCGAATATGCTGGTCGATGTCGAAGGGGCGCGTCTTGTGACGTTTCAGGCGGCGTATCTACTGTTCCATGAGCCGCCAGCAGACCGCGAGGTGTCGATCGCGAAGGCGTGGACAAGCGAGGCGTATCGGCGGGTATGCACGGAAGCGCACCAGATGCACGGGGCGATCGGCTTTACTTGGGAGTACGATCTCCAGCTGTTCACGCGACGGATGCGGGTGCTCGAAGGGGCGCTCGGCGACGCCGATTACCATCGCAGGCAGGTGGCAGCGGCGCTGGGACTGTAA